In Ahaetulla prasina isolate Xishuangbanna chromosome 6, ASM2864084v1, whole genome shotgun sequence, a single window of DNA contains:
- the DNAJC9 gene encoding dnaJ homolog subfamily C member 9: MGLLELCREAFGTGDLYQVLGVRPEASANEIRRGYHRVSLRVHPDRAEPAEKERCTRHFQILGKVYTVLSDEEQRALYDQQGIVDEESPGLTQDCNWVEYWRLLFKKITVKDIKDFEKKYKHSTEELEDIKAAYEDFKGDMDKIMESVLCVDHADEPRIREIIQHAIDSGELPSYKSFVNESKRKINARKRKAEKEAKEAEEFREQMGLGEGADDLKVLIQSRMDSRKNEMEDFVARMEAKYANKSKKGGKKATAKK, translated from the exons ATGGGTTTGCTGGAGCTGTGCCGGGAAGCCTTCGGTACGGGCGACCTGTACCAGGTGCTGGGCGTGAGGCCTGAGGCGTCGGCCAATGAGATCCGCCGGGGATACCATAGGGTCTCCCTCCGGGTGCATCCGGACCGGGCTGAGCCGGCTGAGAAGGAGCGCTGCACCCGGCATTTCCAG ATCCTGGGCAAGGTTTACACAGTACTAAGTGATGAGGAACAGCGGGCACTATATGATCAACAAGGGATCGTGGATGAGGAATCACCTGGGTTGACTCAAGATTGTAACTGGGTAGAATACTGGAGGCTGCTGTTCAAAaaa aTAACTGTAAAAGATATTAAAGAttttgaaaagaaatataaacattCCACAGAAGAGCTGGAGGACATTAAAGCCGCATATGAAGACTTTAAAGGCGATATGGACAAAATCATGGAGTCTGTGCTATGTGTTGATCATGCAGATGAACCAAGAATAAGAGAGATTATTCAACATGCTATTGATTCTGGAGAACTTCCATCTTATAAATCCTTTGTAAATGAGTCTAAGAGAAAGATAAATGCAAGAAAAAGGAAG GCAGAAAAGGAAGCTAAAGAGGCAGAAGAATTCAGAGAACAAATGGGACTTGGTGAAGGAGCTGATGATCTGAAAGTATTAATTCAA AGCAGAATGGATAGTAGAAAAAACGAAATGGAAGATTTTGTGGCTCGGATGGAAGCAAAGTATGCAAACAAATccaaaaaaggaggaaagaaagcaaCTGCTAAAAAATGA